From Heliomicrobium modesticaldum Ice1, a single genomic window includes:
- a CDS encoding ABC transporter ATP-binding protein, translated as MNPVIRLEDIEKHYRIGDQEIRALRGVSLEIHEGEFVAIMGPSGSGKSTMMNVIGCLDKPSRGEYYLDGQAVSQASDDELAHIRNKKIGFIFQSFNLLARTEAVENVELPMLYAGVSAKDRRRRALAALEAVGLANRIHNRPNELSGGQQQRVSIARALANDPVILLADEPTGALDSKTTIEILSIFQQLNDAGKTIIVVTHEAEVAEHAKRIVRFLDGKIIEDSPVTQRRLAGNAETGNAEAGNGKVGNGESGNGQSGIGKAGKGEDGHQKVEKGEISNEEVACA; from the coding sequence ATGAACCCGGTCATCCGCCTCGAAGACATTGAAAAGCACTACCGCATCGGTGATCAAGAGATCCGGGCGCTGCGGGGCGTCAGCCTGGAGATCCATGAGGGTGAGTTTGTCGCCATCATGGGTCCCTCAGGCTCAGGCAAGTCGACAATGATGAACGTCATCGGCTGCCTGGACAAGCCATCCCGCGGCGAATACTACCTGGACGGTCAAGCCGTCTCCCAAGCCTCCGATGACGAACTGGCCCACATCCGCAACAAAAAGATTGGCTTTATCTTCCAGAGCTTCAACCTGCTCGCCCGGACCGAAGCCGTGGAAAACGTGGAACTGCCTATGCTCTACGCTGGCGTCAGCGCCAAAGACCGGCGCCGGCGGGCGCTGGCCGCTCTGGAAGCAGTGGGCCTCGCCAACCGTATCCACAACAGGCCGAATGAACTCTCCGGCGGTCAGCAGCAGCGCGTCTCCATCGCCCGCGCCTTGGCCAACGATCCTGTCATTCTGCTGGCTGACGAGCCAACGGGCGCACTCGACTCGAAGACGACCATCGAGATCCTGAGCATCTTCCAGCAGCTGAACGACGCCGGCAAGACGATCATCGTCGTCACCCACGAAGCGGAAGTGGCCGAACATGCCAAGCGGATCGTCCGCTTCCTCGACGGCAAGATCATCGAAGACAGCCCCGTCACTCAGCGCCGCTTGGCCGGGAACGCAGAAACGGGGAACGCGGAAGCAGGCAATGGGAAAGTCGGCAACGGGGAAAGCGGTAATGGGCAGAGCGGCATTGGGAAGGCAGGCAAGGGTGAGGACGGTCACCAGAAGGTCGAGAAGGGAGAAATCAGTAACGAGGAGGTGGCCTGCGCGTGA
- a CDS encoding efflux RND transporter periplasmic adaptor subunit, translating to MSTPRQKAIAAALAVIVFSGAGYGYYARESAAREKAQAVQYSVVERGDVTETVSASGTIQTPQQIKLSFTAGGRLTSVAVKVGDRVQAGQTMATLDDANARAQVASAQANVASAQAKLEQTRRGATAEAIALQQANLDKAKAAWDGAKQAYENQLILYNDRSAAQQAVVNAQNQVDTTAIQLRNAQAGLEAAQAKLSAAQAGPSEATLNAARTAVEAAERLLVIAEDQLNNARIQLNDAYATPGPIGPDGLPTANTAVIRQAESVYHQAQSSYNQSRVNLANAQKQLADLQAGPDANVLAQMQATVKQAQASVDQAQASHNAAKEALTYAQQNYENRNQAKAQLDQAKNSLDQAEAAYKTTVAQFNQTLAPPDSAAITAAQASVAQAQAALRQQEVALNNLKLTAPIDAIVAQVNGNVGELPSAATPLVVLNDANSDNLQVMAQISQSDVGKIQSGQPAEFTVSTYPDKTFKGAVLMVYPEAVTTNGVTSYNVQLSVDNAEGLLKPGMTTNVTITTGSHQKVIFVPTQALKEHDGVTGVYVSPDTVLSGQVDPGDQPAQDSLASKKTSPVFRPVVTGLFSTDRVEIVAGLSEGERYAISITSTEKKTSTGAFNFGAAKSNGAAAAKTGGGK from the coding sequence ATGTCCACACCGAGACAAAAGGCGATCGCCGCCGCGCTGGCCGTGATCGTCTTCTCAGGAGCCGGATACGGATACTATGCGCGCGAGTCGGCTGCACGGGAAAAGGCGCAGGCTGTCCAGTACAGCGTCGTTGAACGGGGAGATGTGACCGAAACCGTCTCCGCTTCCGGCACGATTCAGACGCCCCAGCAGATCAAACTGAGCTTCACCGCCGGCGGACGGCTGACTTCCGTCGCTGTCAAGGTGGGCGACCGCGTCCAAGCCGGCCAGACGATGGCTACCCTCGATGACGCCAACGCCCGCGCCCAGGTCGCCAGCGCCCAGGCCAACGTCGCCTCGGCCCAGGCTAAGTTGGAACAGACCCGCCGCGGCGCCACGGCAGAGGCCATCGCCCTCCAGCAGGCCAACCTGGACAAGGCGAAAGCCGCTTGGGACGGGGCGAAGCAGGCCTATGAAAACCAATTGATTCTTTACAACGACCGCAGCGCCGCTCAGCAGGCTGTCGTCAACGCCCAGAACCAGGTCGATACGACGGCTATCCAACTGCGCAACGCCCAGGCCGGTTTAGAAGCCGCCCAAGCCAAACTCTCCGCCGCCCAGGCCGGACCATCTGAGGCAACCTTGAACGCCGCCCGGACCGCCGTTGAGGCGGCTGAAAGGCTGTTGGTCATCGCCGAGGATCAGTTGAACAACGCCCGCATTCAGTTGAACGACGCCTACGCCACGCCGGGACCCATCGGCCCTGATGGGTTGCCGACAGCCAACACGGCCGTCATTCGCCAGGCCGAATCGGTTTACCACCAAGCCCAGTCCTCCTACAATCAGTCGAGGGTCAACCTGGCCAACGCTCAGAAGCAACTGGCCGACCTGCAGGCGGGGCCGGATGCCAACGTCCTCGCCCAGATGCAGGCCACCGTCAAACAAGCCCAGGCCTCGGTCGATCAAGCCCAGGCCAGCCACAATGCCGCCAAAGAGGCGTTGACCTATGCTCAGCAGAACTATGAAAACCGCAACCAAGCTAAGGCCCAACTGGACCAGGCAAAAAACAGCCTCGATCAGGCCGAAGCAGCCTACAAGACCACAGTGGCCCAGTTCAACCAGACCCTGGCCCCGCCGGACAGCGCCGCCATCACCGCCGCCCAGGCGTCGGTCGCTCAGGCTCAGGCTGCGCTCCGTCAGCAGGAGGTGGCCCTCAATAACCTGAAACTGACGGCCCCGATCGACGCCATCGTCGCTCAGGTGAACGGCAATGTGGGCGAATTGCCCTCCGCTGCGACGCCTCTCGTCGTCCTCAATGACGCCAACAGCGACAACCTGCAGGTGATGGCCCAGATCAGCCAGAGCGACGTAGGCAAGATCCAAAGCGGCCAGCCGGCCGAGTTCACCGTCTCCACCTATCCCGACAAGACCTTCAAAGGCGCCGTGCTCATGGTCTACCCCGAGGCGGTCACGACCAACGGCGTCACCAGCTACAATGTGCAACTCTCTGTCGATAACGCCGAAGGGCTCCTGAAGCCGGGCATGACGACAAACGTCACCATCACCACGGGGTCCCACCAAAAGGTCATCTTCGTCCCTACCCAGGCCTTGAAGGAGCATGACGGCGTCACCGGCGTCTATGTGTCGCCCGATACTGTGCTGAGCGGTCAGGTTGATCCCGGTGATCAACCCGCTCAGGACAGCCTCGCCAGCAAAAAAACGTCCCCTGTCTTCCGTCCTGTCGTCACCGGTCTCTTCTCGACAGATCGGGTGGAGATCGTCGCAGGCCTCAGCGAAGGCGAGCGCTATGCTATCTCCATCACCTCGACGGAGAAAAAAACCTCCACCGGCGCTTTCAACTTCGGAGCGGCCAAGTCGAACGGCGCTGCCGCCGCCAAAACCGGAGGAGGGAAGTAG